Proteins from a genomic interval of Polyodon spathula isolate WHYD16114869_AA chromosome 1, ASM1765450v1, whole genome shotgun sequence:
- the rx3 gene encoding retinal homeobox protein Rx3 has translation MYIFTDAYCTSSSGSSINSDLPEGRETENKILDEDHPKKKHRRNRTTFTTFQLHELERAFEKSHYPDVYSREELAMKVNLPEVRVQVWFQNRRAKWRRQEKLEVSSMKLQDSPMLTFNRSSQQLAMGNISSNLPLEQWLTPPMSTATTLQSLPGFLTTPQGMPSSYTSPPFLNSPSMGHSLPHMGAMGPPPPYQCGGPTFLDKFPLEEADPRNSSIASLRMKAKEHIQSFGKTW, from the exons atgtatatttttacagaCGCATATTGCACAAGCAGTTCGGGGTCTTCAATAAATTCAGATTTACCAGAAGGAAgagaaactgaaaacaaaattctAGATGAAGATCATcctaaaaagaaacacagacGCAACAGAACAACGTTCACGACTTTCCAGCTCCACGAGTTGGAAAGGGCTTTTGAAAAATCTCATTACCCTGATGTGTACAGCAGAGAAGAACTGGCGATGAAAGTAAACCTGCCAGAAGTCAGAGTGCAG GTATGGTTTCAAAACAGACGAGCCAAATGGAGGCGACAAGAGAAACTGGAAGTGAGCTCAATGAAGCTGCAAGATTCCCCTATGCTGACTTTTAACAGATCTTCCCAGCAATTAGCGATGGGTAACATCAGCAGCAATTTGCCACTGGAGCAGTGGCTTACTCCACCGATGTCTACAGCCACCACACTGCAGAGCTTACCAGGATTCTTGACAACTCCACAGGGCATGCCAAGCAGCTACACATCGCCACCGTTTCTAAACTCGCCATCCATGGGGCACAGCCTTCCGCATATGGGTGCAATGGGCCCACCCCCTCCATACCAGTGTGGTGGACCCACCTTCCTTGACAAGTTCCCTTTGGAAGAAGCTGACCCAAGAAACTCTAGCATTGCATCGCTGAGGATGAAAGCAAAGGAGCACATTCAGTCCTTTGGGAAAACCTGGTAG
- the LOC121296002 gene encoding complexin-4-like, with translation MSFLLKSMVSNQVKNLGLGGGEEEKKADGAAADPAAAAGMTREEYEEYQKQVVEEKMERDAEFAYKKAERATLRVHLREKYRLPKSEQDENVIQMAGDDVDIPEELRKMVDEDTVEEEEKGSILGQIQNIQNMDMDTIKEKAQAAFSEMKEAAEQKCTVM, from the exons ATGTCTTTCCTTTTGAAAAGCATGGTGAGCAATCAGGTGAAAAACCTGGGTCTAGGAGGGGGTGAGGAGGAGAAAAAAGCTGATGGGGCTGCTGCAGAcccagctgcagctgcaggcatGACCCGGGAGGAATATGAGGAGTACCAGAAGCAGGTGGTGGAGGAGAA GATGGAAAGAGATGCTGAGTTTGCATATAAGAAAGCAGAAAGAGCAACTCTTAGGGTGCACCTACGAGAAAAGTATAGATTGCCAAAG agTGAGCAGGATGAGAATGTGATCCAGATGGCTGGGGATGACGTGGACATACCCGAGGAACTGAGGAAGATGGTGGATGAAGACACTGTTGAGGAGGAAGAGAAAGGCTCCATTCTTGGACAGATTCAAAACATCCAAAACATGGACATGGATACGATCAAGGAGAAAGCCCAAGCTGCTTTCTCAGAAATGAAGGAGGCAGCAGAACAGAAATGCACAGTAATGTGA